In Deinococcus psychrotolerans, a genomic segment contains:
- a CDS encoding ATP-binding cassette domain-containing protein, whose translation MTAQRAKACPEQPLAELLGVSTGRGVPPLQNVTFSLRPGEAWLISGPNGGGKSTFLKLLRGELSPTQGKRSYFLGGQPRTSAVRAMKALALVSPEQEAFYLTRDWVQTVADVLLSGYSGDTLRLWEASPEAAARLAEVSAQVGLQALLERDFRTLSHGQRRRTLLGRALMPRPDALLLDEFTDGLSVTARGELRGVLESVAAKGVAVVLVTHRPEEAPQLAWKHAHIAAGKLIVDAPPPALPRRPAAFELTAPAQEKGRVLVQLEQAEVYRNGHHALGPITWTWREGQHWLVTGENGCGKSTLARLVAGEFHPALGGGVARPFLRRDLLSERQQHIGLLGAELAIRQRRDWSGREVIGSAFGGTEGFAHPLSAEQQEQVEGLAERLGAADLLSRSAETLSQGQLRRLLLGRALIHQPKLLIVDEGLDFLDVAARKEVLALLGEMMAGGTHLLVIAHREEDAPVGMTHHLKLEAGRVVGLFSTP comes from the coding sequence ATGACGGCGCAGCGGGCCAAGGCCTGTCCAGAACAGCCGCTGGCCGAGTTACTCGGTGTCTCCACCGGACGCGGGGTACCGCCGCTGCAAAACGTGACGTTTAGCCTCAGACCCGGTGAGGCTTGGCTGATTTCCGGCCCGAACGGCGGCGGCAAAAGCACTTTTCTCAAATTGCTGCGCGGCGAATTATCGCCCACGCAGGGCAAGCGCAGCTACTTTCTGGGCGGTCAGCCGCGAACGTCGGCGGTGCGGGCCATGAAAGCGCTGGCCCTCGTCTCACCGGAGCAAGAAGCCTTTTACCTGACACGCGACTGGGTGCAGACGGTGGCCGACGTGCTGCTGTCGGGCTACAGCGGCGACACCCTCAGGCTGTGGGAGGCTTCCCCCGAAGCGGCGGCGCGGCTGGCTGAAGTCTCGGCGCAAGTCGGCTTACAAGCCCTGCTGGAGCGGGATTTCAGAACACTCAGCCACGGACAGCGCCGCCGCACTTTGCTGGGCCGCGCCCTGATGCCGCGCCCTGATGCCCTGCTGCTCGACGAATTCACCGACGGCCTGAGCGTCACGGCCCGTGGAGAGTTGCGCGGCGTGCTGGAGAGCGTGGCCGCAAAAGGGGTGGCGGTGGTGCTGGTCACGCACCGCCCTGAAGAAGCGCCCCAGTTGGCCTGGAAACATGCCCACATCGCCGCCGGAAAACTGATTGTGGACGCGCCGCCGCCTGCCTTGCCCCGCCGCCCCGCCGCCTTTGAATTGACTGCGCCCGCCCAAGAAAAGGGCCGCGTTCTGGTGCAACTCGAACAGGCCGAGGTCTACCGCAACGGCCACCACGCCCTCGGCCCCATCACTTGGACGTGGCGCGAGGGACAGCACTGGCTGGTGACCGGCGAGAACGGCTGCGGCAAAAGCACCCTGGCCCGTTTGGTGGCGGGCGAGTTTCACCCGGCGCTCGGCGGAGGCGTCGCGCGGCCTTTTTTGCGCCGCGACCTCCTAAGCGAGCGCCAGCAGCACATCGGCCTCCTGGGAGCCGAACTCGCCATCCGCCAGCGCCGCGACTGGAGCGGCAGGGAAGTCATCGGCTCGGCTTTTGGCGGCACCGAGGGGTTTGCCCACCCGCTGAGCGCCGAGCAACAGGAGCAAGTCGAAGGATTGGCCGAGCGCCTGGGAGCCGCCGACTTGCTCAGCCGCTCTGCCGAAACGCTGTCGCAGGGCCAACTCCGGCGGCTGCTGCTGGGGCGGGCGCTGATTCACCAACCCAAACTCCTGATCGTCGACGAGGGACTGGACTTTCTAGACGTCGCCGCCCGAAAAGAGGTGCTGGCCCTGCTCGGCGAGATGATGGCGGGCGGCACCCACCTGCTGGTGATCGCGCACCGCGAGGAGGACGCTCCGGTGGGCATGACGCACCATTTGAAGTTGGAGGCGGGACGGGTGGTGGGGCTTTTTTCCACCCCTTGA
- a CDS encoding CdaR family protein, protein MSRPALSVNRVSHFVRYWWQRLLHNLPQKFLALLLAFALWFVATEDRRASIQQNFNVAVDVRDTTGGSEKRAVSGLNPASVIVTLSGSRQRLAALNASDIQAFVDITDLPDGEFSRTVRVVGPDATRSLKVAPTVAQGRIDAELSRTQPVILSVTAPPSDSVPRYVLAPRQVTVSGPSQVVGTVERVITEPVTLSQGNQTEARLLALDAKGKTVDVRLTPSSITVDRIDSGNLPIRSVPVRLSGVPSNLSVLSSNVEPSTVRLIGPAETLARISSVTASVVYRPGTFSAQPSLVLPDGVRALDRVTVQLTVAAK, encoded by the coding sequence GTGAGCCGCCCTGCCCTGAGTGTGAACCGGGTTTCCCACTTCGTTCGCTACTGGTGGCAGCGCCTGCTGCACAACTTGCCTCAGAAGTTTCTGGCGTTGCTGCTGGCCTTTGCGCTGTGGTTCGTGGCCACCGAAGACCGCCGCGCCAGCATTCAGCAAAATTTCAATGTGGCCGTCGACGTGCGCGACACCACCGGGGGCAGCGAAAAGCGGGCGGTCAGCGGCCTGAATCCGGCCAGCGTGATCGTGACGCTCAGCGGCAGCCGCCAGCGCCTCGCGGCCCTGAATGCCAGCGATATTCAGGCGTTCGTGGACATCACCGATTTGCCCGACGGCGAATTCAGCCGCACCGTGCGGGTGGTCGGCCCCGACGCCACCCGCAGCCTCAAGGTCGCGCCAACGGTGGCGCAGGGCCGCATCGACGCCGAGCTGAGCCGTACCCAGCCGGTCATCCTCAGCGTCACCGCGCCGCCCAGCGACAGCGTGCCGAGGTATGTCCTCGCGCCGCGCCAGGTCACGGTCAGCGGGCCGAGTCAGGTGGTCGGCACCGTCGAGCGGGTGATTACCGAGCCGGTGACGCTCTCGCAGGGCAACCAGACCGAGGCCCGTTTGTTGGCGCTGGACGCCAAAGGCAAAACGGTGGACGTGCGCCTGACGCCTTCGAGCATCACGGTGGACCGGATTGACAGCGGCAATTTGCCGATCCGCAGCGTGCCGGTCAGGCTCAGCGGGGTGCCGAGCAATCTGAGCGTACTTTCGTCCAACGTCGAGCCGTCCACCGTGCGGCTGATTGGCCCCGCCGAGACCCTGGCCCGCATCAGCAGCGTAACCGCCAGCGTCGTCTACCGGCCCGGCACCTTCAGCGCACAGCCCAGCTTGGTGCTGCCCGACGGCGTCCGCGCCCTTGACCGCGTGACGGTGCAGCTCACGGTGGCGGCCAAATGA
- the cdaA gene encoding diadenylate cyclase CdaA, translating to MLLTSSLKDLLDIVLVATLFYQGYMLLSGTRAVNVLRGVLVFVLAWAVSNFLQLTALNSLLGRIAPVGLFALVVVFQPELRAALEQIGRTRVRDVGASGAALQDISRAMERMAERKTGALIAIERRTPLGEYAATGVKLDAQISAPFIEALFARNAPLHDGGMIVQSGRVLAAACLFPLQASDGIYRRYGTRHRAAIGLSELTDAVVLVVSEERGSIRLATGGRLSADLTGAELRDRLRELVYE from the coding sequence GTGCTACTCACCTCATCTCTCAAAGACTTGCTGGACATCGTGCTGGTGGCGACGCTGTTTTATCAGGGGTACATGCTGCTCAGCGGCACCCGCGCCGTCAACGTGCTGCGCGGCGTATTGGTCTTTGTGCTGGCCTGGGCCGTGTCCAATTTCTTGCAGCTCACAGCGCTCAATTCGCTGCTCGGGCGCATCGCTCCGGTGGGCCTGTTTGCGCTGGTGGTGGTGTTTCAGCCCGAGTTGCGGGCGGCTTTGGAGCAGATCGGGCGTACCCGCGTGCGCGACGTGGGAGCCAGCGGCGCGGCGCTGCAAGACATCTCGCGGGCGATGGAGCGTATGGCCGAGCGCAAAACCGGAGCGCTCATCGCCATCGAGCGCCGCACGCCGCTGGGCGAGTACGCCGCCACCGGGGTCAAGCTCGATGCTCAGATCAGCGCTCCCTTTATCGAGGCGCTGTTTGCCCGCAACGCGCCGCTGCACGACGGCGGCATGATCGTGCAGTCAGGCCGGGTGCTGGCCGCCGCCTGCCTCTTTCCACTCCAAGCCAGCGACGGCATCTACCGGCGCTACGGCACCCGCCACCGCGCCGCGATTGGGCTGTCCGAACTCACCGACGCGGTGGTGCTGGTGGTCAGCGAGGAGCGCGGCAGCATCCGGCTGGCGACTGGCGGGCGGCTGAGTGCCGATTTGACCGGCGCGGAGTTGCGTGACCGCCTGCGCGAGTTGGTGTACGAATGA
- a CDS encoding alpha/beta hydrolase: protein MAVSVAGTHVTFTPPTGATALLGDFTDWLKQPPLPVVGGQPITLTLPRGAWVEYAWLDAAGQPFADPDNSQKSLNPWWNYPRAAEVGEYPRHWLWQGDAPNDPPQRGEAHRMAWEGRVFAGKRRGYVYTPPGYDAARTYPVYYIQDGVAFYRTGKLSELLDRALAQDLIDPAILVFVEPLDRNAEYYLNDRYFDFLQGEVLEQVEQRFSVSREAAGRGLWGASLGGLISLYTAWQHPDVFSKVISHSGAFIAAPDGRQGSTIDTTSAGEWLREQLQLRPPTDLQLSLDTGTLEWLLSPNRRMAAALQDLGIRHQYREYPSGHNWVTWQNALPEALLYMQGR from the coding sequence ATGGCCGTTTCCGTTGCAGGCACCCACGTCACCTTCACCCCGCCCACAGGCGCAACCGCGCTGCTGGGCGATTTCACCGACTGGCTCAAGCAGCCGCCGCTGCCGGTGGTGGGCGGCCAACCCATCACCCTGACGCTGCCGCGCGGCGCGTGGGTGGAATACGCTTGGCTGGACGCGGCAGGCCAACCGTTTGCCGATCCCGACAATTCGCAAAAGTCGCTTAATCCGTGGTGGAACTACCCCCGCGCCGCCGAAGTGGGCGAGTACCCGCGCCACTGGCTGTGGCAAGGTGACGCGCCCAACGACCCTCCCCAGCGCGGCGAAGCGCACCGGATGGCTTGGGAAGGCCGGGTTTTTGCGGGCAAGCGCCGGGGCTACGTCTACACCCCGCCGGGCTATGACGCGGCCCGCACCTATCCGGTGTACTACATCCAAGACGGCGTGGCGTTTTACCGCACCGGCAAGCTGAGCGAACTGCTGGATAGAGCGCTCGCACAAGACCTGATCGATCCGGCCATCCTAGTTTTCGTGGAGCCGCTCGACCGCAACGCCGAGTATTACCTGAATGACCGCTATTTCGACTTTTTGCAGGGCGAAGTGCTGGAGCAAGTCGAGCAGCGCTTCTCGGTCAGCCGCGAGGCCGCCGGGCGCGGGCTGTGGGGCGCGTCGCTGGGCGGCCTGATCAGCCTTTACACCGCTTGGCAGCACCCCGACGTGTTCAGCAAAGTCATCAGCCACAGCGGGGCCTTCATTGCCGCGCCGGATGGCAGGCAAGGCAGCACCATTGACACCACGTCGGCGGGCGAGTGGCTGCGCGAGCAACTCCAGCTCAGGCCGCCGACAGACCTCCAGCTCAGCCTCGATACGGGAACGCTGGAATGGCTGCTCTCGCCCAACCGCCGGATGGCCGCCGCGCTGCAAGACCTCGGCATCCGGCACCAGTACCGCGAATACCCCAGCGGCCACAACTGGGTGACGTGGCAAAACGCTTTGCCGGAAGCGCTGCTGTATATGCAGGGACGTTAG
- a CDS encoding dynamin family protein: MTLLVTAQVQDLLTRERTLLADLQAFLELQGAPSAATEQARQSVRNLDEAFLLVVVGEFNAGKSSFINALLGDQVLPEGVTPTTDRIYVLLHGEKRDGLEGQMEATSDPFVSRLRVPLSVLEGVALVDTPGTNAIIRQHQALTEGFLPRADLVLFLTSADRPFTESERQFLELVKRWGRSVIMVVNKADLLETAEAREQVRTFVESGARATLGLTPPIFLVSARAEQRGGDAGFAALREVLKMRLSETERTRLKLASPLGVAAELLGAENVRAAEARVALKTDLSTLTRLEEQRERHHGSMQAELDGQLNRMNRLLGEFEVRADKFIDKTLRIGNVRQLVNARELEATFKREAVADLPEAIEKQFGSMIDRFVESNLHFWEDVQADLTRRQIEQPSETGQNLNRPRFSYDRAALVEGISGSAQRHLAEGTQEALMRQLSQDAEDAMKGVIGFGAGGVAIGTVTALALGGALADFTGVLAFLTVGSLGLFVLPQKRLAALRQLRTRLAALRESLDSIVRREYEREQERADARLSDATLPFTQFTQQEQSRLTRAEQRSGELQARLEQLKNEVQQLPI; encoded by the coding sequence ATGACCCTCCTCGTCACCGCCCAAGTCCAAGACCTGCTGACGCGGGAGCGCACCTTATTGGCCGACCTGCAAGCCTTTTTGGAGCTGCAAGGTGCCCCGAGCGCCGCCACCGAGCAGGCCCGCCAGAGTGTCCGCAACCTCGACGAAGCCTTTTTGCTGGTGGTGGTGGGCGAGTTTAACGCGGGCAAAAGCAGTTTCATCAATGCCCTCTTGGGCGATCAGGTGCTGCCCGAAGGCGTGACGCCCACCACCGACCGGATTTATGTGCTGCTGCACGGCGAGAAAAGGGACGGACTGGAAGGCCAAATGGAAGCCACCAGTGATCCGTTCGTCAGCCGTCTGCGGGTGCCGCTGAGCGTGCTCGAAGGCGTGGCGCTGGTCGATACCCCCGGCACCAACGCCATCATCCGCCAGCATCAGGCGCTCACCGAAGGCTTCTTGCCCCGCGCCGATCTGGTGCTGTTTCTGACCAGCGCCGATCGGCCCTTCACCGAGTCGGAGCGGCAATTTCTGGAACTGGTGAAGCGCTGGGGCCGCAGCGTCATCATGGTGGTCAACAAAGCCGATTTGCTCGAAACCGCTGAGGCCCGTGAGCAGGTTCGCACTTTTGTCGAAAGTGGAGCGCGGGCCACGCTGGGCCTAACGCCGCCGATCTTTCTGGTCTCAGCGAGAGCCGAGCAGCGCGGCGGCGACGCCGGATTCGCCGCCCTGCGCGAAGTGCTCAAGATGCGCTTGTCCGAAACCGAGCGCACCCGCCTCAAGCTGGCCTCACCGCTGGGGGTGGCCGCCGAACTGCTGGGTGCGGAGAATGTCCGCGCTGCTGAAGCCAGAGTCGCCCTCAAAACCGATCTGTCCACCCTGACCCGCTTGGAGGAGCAGCGGGAGCGTCATCACGGCAGCATGCAGGCTGAACTCGACGGGCAACTTAACCGGATGAACCGCTTGCTGGGCGAATTTGAGGTGCGGGCCGACAAGTTCATCGACAAAACCCTGCGAATCGGCAACGTGCGCCAGCTGGTCAACGCCCGCGAGCTGGAAGCCACTTTTAAGCGCGAGGCGGTGGCCGATTTGCCGGAGGCCATCGAAAAGCAGTTCGGCAGCATGATCGACCGCTTCGTGGAAAGCAATCTGCACTTTTGGGAAGATGTGCAGGCCGACTTGACGCGCCGCCAAATCGAGCAGCCGTCCGAGACAGGGCAAAATCTGAACCGTCCCCGCTTTTCATATGACCGCGCCGCGCTGGTCGAGGGCATTTCCGGCAGCGCCCAGCGCCACTTGGCCGAGGGCACCCAGGAAGCCCTGATGCGCCAGCTCTCGCAGGACGCCGAGGACGCTATGAAAGGTGTGATCGGCTTCGGCGCGGGCGGAGTGGCAATCGGCACCGTCACGGCGCTGGCCCTCGGCGGAGCGCTGGCCGACTTTACCGGCGTGCTGGCATTCCTGACCGTCGGGAGCCTCGGGCTGTTCGTGCTGCCCCAAAAGCGGCTGGCGGCTCTGCGGCAACTCCGCACCCGCTTGGCGGCCCTGCGCGAAAGCCTGGACAGCATCGTGCGGCGCGAGTACGAACGTGAGCAGGAACGCGCCGACGCCCGCCTGAGCGACGCCACCTTGCCGTTTACTCAGTTTACCCAGCAGGAGCAAAGCCGCCTCACGCGGGCCGAGCAGCGCAGCGGTGAGTTGCAGGCAAGGTTAGAGCAACTCAAAAATGAAGTTCAGCAGCTTCCAATCTGA
- a CDS encoding ABC transporter substrate-binding protein yields the protein MKRSLTALALMVPLLCQAAQARSYADIRSSGTIRLATSVDFEPFNYLKGNTFAGFEVDLGEMIAKQLGLKVVWVKGDFDSLLKNFKDYDLVIASHAITSTRAKLVDFTQPHYCTGGVALAKPGGPLTSKAMAGQLLGVESGSTYMGFIQKLPFEKQLKVYGSSQAAIQAVATGQVSATVTDKFAALKALRTYNKANLQMGDLLWRESIGMAVQKGNSELRQAVNGALATLLKNGEYDALSKSYFGQDVRC from the coding sequence TTGAAACGTTCCCTTACCGCTCTCGCTCTGATGGTGCCGCTGCTCTGTCAAGCGGCGCAGGCCCGTTCATACGCTGATATCCGCAGCAGCGGCACCATCCGGCTGGCCACCAGCGTCGACTTCGAGCCGTTCAATTATTTGAAGGGCAACACATTCGCCGGATTTGAAGTTGATCTTGGCGAAATGATTGCCAAGCAACTGGGGCTGAAAGTGGTCTGGGTCAAAGGCGATTTTGACTCGCTGCTCAAAAACTTTAAAGATTATGACCTGGTGATCGCTTCGCACGCCATCACTTCGACCCGCGCCAAACTGGTGGACTTTACTCAGCCGCATTACTGCACTGGCGGTGTGGCGCTGGCGAAGCCGGGCGGCCCCCTGACCAGCAAGGCGATGGCAGGCCAACTGCTGGGAGTCGAATCGGGCAGCACCTACATGGGCTTTATTCAAAAGTTGCCGTTTGAAAAGCAGCTTAAAGTCTACGGCTCGTCGCAGGCCGCCATTCAGGCGGTGGCCACGGGTCAGGTCAGCGCCACTGTGACCGACAAATTCGCCGCCTTAAAAGCGCTCCGAACCTACAACAAAGCCAACTTGCAAATGGGTGATCTGTTGTGGCGAGAGAGCATCGGTATGGCCGTGCAAAAAGGCAATTCGGAGCTGCGCCAAGCCGTCAACGGCGCACTGGCCACGCTGCTCAAAAACGGCGAGTACGACGCGCTGTCCAAAAGTTACTTCGGTCAAGACGTGCGCTGCTGA